A stretch of DNA from Thermanaerosceptrum fracticalcis:
AGTTCTTCCCTTTCTTTTTCTGCCTTTTTCTGCAACGTGATATCTTTGCTTGCGCCCACCAGGTATTTTGCTTTTCCATTTTCAAATACAGGAGTGAGGCTTGTCAGCCAAACTCTTTCACCAGCGGGAAGCTCGAGGGTTTCTTCATAAATTATGGCCGTCCCGGCCTCCACGCACCGCCGGTAGTTAACCTCAATATTTTCGCCTATTTCTTTCCCTGCCAGTTCAACAGGGGTTTTGTCATGCAGTTCCTCCAGACTGAAACCTGTCAATGTCTGATGGGCGGCGTTATTTCTGATGTAGCGGAATTCACCGTTTTCCACCCTTACAAGGAACATGGCGTCCTGGGTGCCTTGGAACACGGTTTCCAGTTCTGTGGCCAATTCTCGAATCTTTTGTTTTTGCATCTCTAAAGTTTGTATACGTTCCATTTCCAAGGTGATGTCCTGAAAAATGGTAGTGAAATACCCTTTTAGAGGAGCAAAAGCGGTTATTTTATACCAGCGCCCCAGAGGCTCTGTATATTGAGTGAAATCCTGCCTTTCGCCGGTCAAGGCTACCTTGCCGTAAAAATCCACCCAGTCAAAACCGCTGCTTCTGATGCCTGGCAGGACTTCCGTCACCCTTTTCCCAAGGATAGCTTCCCTTCTTAACCCGGTCATTTCTTCAAAAGCAGGATTTATATCCAGAAAGATATAGTCTTTGGCTTCGCCCCGGTCATTTAGCAATATTTTGTGGTAAGCATAGCCGAAGGGCGCCTGCCGCAAAATTTCCTGCATAAATTTTTCTTCCATCCTTTACCCTCCTATCCTGGTCCGGAAGTTCTTTATATCTAAGGTACTGATATATACGGCTGCGGAAGTTGTATAGTGTTTTTTCGCTAGGTTTATTTCGGCTTTTGTCATAAAAAAATCCTCCTCATTTCGTGTTCTGAGGAAGATTATCCTACAATCCCTATCATGAAACCAGGTGGGTAAAAAACCTCTACTTTCTGCGCTGGAATCAAGCATGTATTATATGTCTTGTTCTAATTTCTTATGTAGTTCTCCAGTATGGTAGTTGTAATACCCTATTTGGCTCTCCCCCAGGATTTCTGCAAGAGATGTTATTGGAAAAATAATAACGGTATTATAATTTTTCTTCTGAGAAGTATATCTACCTCTATAGCAGAGTCCAGAGAACTTCGGATGAAAAAATACATTTTCTACAATAAATTCTTGATTTGCGTTATGAAGTGTCAAACCTACACTTCCCGGCATTATTACTCTTTCAAAAGAATGTAACGCTGGCTCAACAATCTCTGCAACGTCAAAAGAAATAGGCACCCCACTTTTCTTTGAACATTCATACAACTTTTTTAGTGCTTCCAGGGTTACTTCATCAACGTCAACTTCATTATCAAGATTTGCGATATCCAAAGCCTGATGCATCACTCTCTCCATAAAATTTGATGCACTTATATCACCTCTTCAGACTAATAAGGGGAGGGACACACCTGCTTAATTTGGTAGTTCTAATTCTATTTTTACGGTGTGAACAGACATGGTTTTCTCATCGTAAAATAATACAATGCTTTTATAAGATTATACCATAGGCCCCTTTCAATCTCAATTGCCTATAGTCTTGACCATAGTATCGATTGCCTCTTTGCCGAAATCCTTTTGTTTGAACATATTAAGATTGGAAAGCTTCACCGGGGCCTTGTCAGGTTTTGTAACAATTAGTTCAGGGGGTTAACAAATTATGCATTTTCGGCGGAATGGTGCCTGGAATAGTGGAGCGTGCCCACCTCTAAGAAATGAAAAAGTCCCCGGTATGGGGACTTTCGTGCTAGGCTTTATGTTCCGCGGATAGATTGACGGGCCGGAAGGGTGAGATGGTAGAAATGGCATGTTTATAGACCATTTGCTGCTTGCCTTCCATTTCAAGAATAACGGTAAAATTATCGAAGCCTTTAACATTGCCTTTTAATTGAAAACCGTTAACAAGGTAGACTGTCACGGGGATGTTGTCTTTTCTGACCTGATTTAAAAATGAATCCTGCAGGTTTATTTGTTGTTTTGTCATACTGTGTCCCTCCGAAACTTAGATAACTTCTCTTTTCTATTCTACATCATTATGGATAGTCCTGCTAAATAAAGAAACTATTTCGGGAATTAATTCTTCAATATTCTTTTGGGGATCAACATTAAACCAGTTAATGCGGGGATCCCGGCGAAACCAGGTTAACTGCCGCTTGGCGAAGTGACGTGTGTCCCTTTTGATGAGGTATACGGCGTGGTCTAAATCATATTCGTTTTTCAGATACCCAATAATCTGCCGGTAGCCTATCCCTTGCAGTGCCGGAAGTTCCGGGGAATATCCTTTGGCCAGCAGTTCACGAACCTCCTCGACTAATCCCTCCTCTATCATCTGGTCTACTCTCTGGTTAATTCTTTGATAAAGTATGGAGCGCTCCATGGTTAGACCGATAAAAAATGTATTGTATTTTTGTTTATTTTTAAGGAAAGCACTTTTATTCCGGGAAATGGGCCTTCCCGTTTCTGCAAAATATTCCAACGCCCTGGTAACCCGCTTAAGGTCATTGGGATGGATTTTTTTCGCTGAGTCCGGATCTATCTCTTTCAGTAAGTTATGAAGGTATTCTTTACCATAGGTTTCAGCCAATGTGTAAAATTTCTTACGTTGTTCTGTAATATCCTTTTGTTCCGTGAATTCATAGGGGTCTATTACCGACTGGATGTAGAGCCCTGTGCCACCTACAATCATGGGAAACTTATTTTTGGCCCTGATAAGACTGATATGTTCTTCGGCCAGTTTTTGAAATTCAGCAACACTAAAGGATTCATCAGGATTTTTAATATCGATGAGATAATGGGGAATACCTTTCATCTCTTCAGGTTTTATTTTGGCTGTACCTATATCCATACCGCGGTATACCTGCATAGAATCCCCGGAAATGATTTCCCCTTTTAATTGAAAGGCCACTTCCACACCAAGTTTAGACTTGCCCACAGCTGTAGGTCCTACAATCACGATGACGGGTAACAAGTAATGCTCCCCTTTCCTATTGTTACCAAAGTTTTGGTTTTTCACTCATTCTTTTCCCAAACACCATAAGCAATGGGACTATATTTACCGCCGACAACATAATCAGGGCTAAGCCTTAAGAATTCTAAGCCGCCTGCCATTTCCTTGACGACCACCCGGAATTTTGCCACACGTAACGCCTCATGAATAGACCCTTGCTCCAGGGGATGATGATTGGCTAGGGGCCGTAAAGCATTCATGGATGGTGAGTTATGAAGGGCTTTACGGAACATGGGGTCAAAATATACTACCTCATAGCGGTCATCGGGCTGGTTCTTTAAGTATTCTTCATATCTTTGATTAATCACGGTTATTCGGGATAAAAGGGCTTTGACATGGGTGTTCTGACCGTTAAAATTCTCAAGTCCCCACCTGGTGATAAAAGCAATATATTTACTGGATTCCAGTCCGGTGACGTGTCCCTCGCTTCCTACCCCATAGGCGCTCACCAGAGCATCAGAGCCAAGCCCCAGGGTACAATCCAGTACGTGATAGCCTGGCTTTAGTTTCATTGCCTCCAACATGGGGTCATTTTTCCCTTCTCTTAAGGCTTTTAAACGGGGAACGGCCATACTGGGATGCCAGAACAGGACCTCTTTTCCTTTGAGGATTACCTGATTTTGTTCAACCACCAGCAAGTAATCCAGCTCATATATCTCTTTTAATTTTTGCAGGCTATTCTTAGCCCGGGGTATGTATGGTATATCTAATTCTTCAGCAATCTTCACAGCCCGATCAATTAACGCTGGGAGTTCACGGGAGGTAGTAACTGCAACTTTCAGGTGTATGCTCCCCCTTTCTTTAGATTCGCCGAAAAGCTTTGAGAATTTCTGTATGCGTTAGACGATAAAAAATCGGTCTGCCGTGGGGACAGGTTGAGGGATGATCGGTATTTTTTAAGTCATGGAGGAGACCGGTCATCTCGGCAAGAGTCAGTTTCTGGTTGGCTTTTACGGCCCCTTTACATGAAGCGACGAGCAAAACTTCTTTCTTAATGTCTGCAGGTGTTAATTTTTTTACCTTATTGCTTAACTCCTGCAGGAGTTGGAAAAAGAAATCTCCCGGGTCCTCGTCGACACCGGTGGGAACGGCACGGAGAAGGTAACAGCGTGGGCCGAAATACTCCAAGATAATTCCCAGGTCGTTTAAGAGCAGGATGTGTTCTACGATGAGTTCTTCCTCCATCGCAGTCAGTTGAAGGGTTACAGGCTGTAAAAGAAGCTGGCTTTCTACCGTACCGCTTTCCGCCTGTTTCAGCAGTCTTTCATAGAGAATCCTTTCATGAGCCACATGCTGGTCAATAATATAGAGACCATCCTCACCCTCGGCCAGGATAAAGGTATCGGCCATCTGGCCAATAATCTTTAAGAGGGGCAAATCTTCTTTCGCAAAGCCGCCAGTATGATGTTGGAAAGCGGGTACTTCCTCTTGGACCTGTGCAGGGGGTGTATGAACGGGCTTTTCCACGTCATCTTGATAACTGAATTTACTTTCTTCTTCGTTTTCCTCCTGTTTTATGGGAACAGCCTGGCCCTGCCAGTTGTAAAAATCCTGCCATGATTCCTGGCTGGGAAGTGGTTTGGGGCTGAAGGAAGCCGGTTCTTTTATGGAAATAAGAAATTTAGGAAGGCTTAAATTTGTTTGTAAATTATCTTTCAGCAGTAAGCATAAATCTTTACTAAA
This window harbors:
- the hfq gene encoding RNA chaperone Hfq, translating into MTKQQINLQDSFLNQVRKDNIPVTVYLVNGFQLKGNVKGFDNFTVILEMEGKQQMVYKHAISTISPFRPVNLSAEHKA
- the miaA gene encoding tRNA (adenosine(37)-N6)-dimethylallyltransferase MiaA, producing MKNQNFGNNRKGEHYLLPVIVIVGPTAVGKSKLGVEVAFQLKGEIISGDSMQVYRGMDIGTAKIKPEEMKGIPHYLIDIKNPDESFSVAEFQKLAEEHISLIRAKNKFPMIVGGTGLYIQSVIDPYEFTEQKDITEQRKKFYTLAETYGKEYLHNLLKEIDPDSAKKIHPNDLKRVTRALEYFAETGRPISRNKSAFLKNKQKYNTFFIGLTMERSILYQRINQRVDQMIEEGLVEEVRELLAKGYSPELPALQGIGYRQIIGYLKNEYDLDHAVYLIKRDTRHFAKRQLTWFRRDPRINWFNVDPQKNIEELIPEIVSLFSRTIHNDVE
- a CDS encoding class I SAM-dependent methyltransferase, with product MKIAEELDIPYIPRAKNSLQKLKEIYELDYLLVVEQNQVILKGKEVLFWHPSMAVPRLKALREGKNDPMLEAMKLKPGYHVLDCTLGLGSDALVSAYGVGSEGHVTGLESSKYIAFITRWGLENFNGQNTHVKALLSRITVINQRYEEYLKNQPDDRYEVVYFDPMFRKALHNSPSMNALRPLANHHPLEQGSIHEALRVAKFRVVVKEMAGGLEFLRLSPDYVVGGKYSPIAYGVWEKNE